From Niallia sp. Man26:
TGACTGGCTTCATATAAATTCAATCTCTGCAGTAGGTCCAAACCGTCATTATGACAATGGAGATGAAAGATTTCACCCAGACAATATCATTTGGGATGCAAGGGAAGCAAATATCATTGGCATAACGGATAAACGTTCTGGTAAGATTGTCTGGCAAATCGGACCAGATTATTCTACTGAGGAGCTAAAGGAGATTGGCTGGATTATCGGACAGCACCATGCTCATATTATTCCGCAAGGGCTGCCTGGTGAAGGAAATCTGCTTGTGTTTGATAACGGCGGCTGGGGAGGATATGGCGCTCCAAATCCTGGTTCTCCAGACGGTACGAAAAACGCTTTGCGCGATCATTCCCGCGTATTGGAAATAGATCCGATCACGTTAAAAATAGTTTGGCAATATACAGGTCAAGAAGCAAACTATCAAGCTCCTACAGATTCCTATCGGTTCTACAGTCCATATATTAGTTCAGCTCAGCGGTTAGAAAATGGCAACACATTAATAACAGAGGGCTCCAACGGCCGTATATTTGAAGTAACAGCAGACCATGAAATTGTTTGGGAATATATTTCGCCATTCAAAAATGCTCGTAATTCCAATATGGTATACAGAGCATACAGAGTTCCTTACGGCTGGGTTCCACAGCTTGAGAAACCAGAAGAAATAGAAATACAGCCATTGGAGATTGAAACATTTCGAGTGCCAAATGCGGCGCCAAGCGGAATTAATTCCGCGGTTGAAGTAAAAGGAGCAGCATCAATTGGAGAAGGGGCACTTTGCGTTGCACGGTTTGATGAACAAGAGATAAAATAACTAGTTTTAAAAGGGGGGAATTTCTTCATGAAGCAAAAATATAAACTAGCAGCTTTCAGCCTGATCTTATCTGTTTTTTTAGCAGGCT
This genomic window contains:
- a CDS encoding aryl-sulfate sulfotransferase: MGHPTIYPTGATIYSPTKAWSGYTIFQAPDLGALLIDMNGREVHLWKGLRGFPNKIFPGGYVLGHTFNRDPQHGFQDEGDLAQVDFDGNIVWKFDKHEFITDPGYEGRWIARAHHDYQREGSSVGYYAPGQEPKVDEGNTLILAHRNVVNSNISKFELLDDVILEVDWNGNIVWEWSFSDHFDELQFDEEAKKTIYEQPNRRFFGNESGDWLHINSISAVGPNRHYDNGDERFHPDNIIWDAREANIIGITDKRSGKIVWQIGPDYSTEELKEIGWIIGQHHAHIIPQGLPGEGNLLVFDNGGWGGYGAPNPGSPDGTKNALRDHSRVLEIDPITLKIVWQYTGQEANYQAPTDSYRFYSPYISSAQRLENGNTLITEGSNGRIFEVTADHEIVWEYISPFKNARNSNMVYRAYRVPYGWVPQLEKPEEIEIQPLEIETFRVPNAAPSGINSAVEVKGAASIGEGALCVARFDEQEIK